The Cryptomeria japonica chromosome 6, Sugi_1.0, whole genome shotgun sequence genomic interval TTCAAGTGGGGAAATTTCTTCTCCTCTTGTCTACCTACCCAAATTTATATAAGTCAGTTGATAATCTATAGGAAGGAGATTTCTATAATCTTTATTCATAAGAGGAGTAGAAAGTTCTACAATTCTTTCCCCCAGCTCATTAACCTTGGTAGAGTGGAGAGTTCTagcctttttttttggtttttctttatcCACTTCTATTGCCATCTCTTGCATACTGATTGTCTTGACAACCACCTGCTGTCTCTTCTCTAAATATAAATTTAACCATGTGGAAGTGAATGGAGGAAGCCTTCCACCCACCCTCTAGTCAAGTTTTAGGGCGACAactcccatagaattgtagggtgaGTTGTTCATTAATAACCCTGCTAACCCTTTACCCTCCGAGAGGTAGCTCAATTGTGAAGGGCTAGAATAAGCACCATGGAGGCATAGCACTACAATTCTATGGAGACGACTTGCATGAACTGAAATAAGAATTTGGTCCTCCTTACTATCTATAGGTCAACCACCCAAAACCCTTCTCTTCCTCTACAATGCACAACTCCCCATCTTAACATTATAGAGTAACATGTCACCCATCGGAAACCCTTCTCTTTCTCTCTAATGCACAATCCCTACCTCAAAATTATAGAGTAGCATGTCACCCACCCACTTTTCTATAGAAGTACATTAGGACCCTTTATAGAAGTACATTAGGACCCTATAAAGCTGAGGGGCCATTGACATGAAAATGTATAATAAAAGTTGTATTCCGTTACGATTAGTTGGTACAGGGAACAAATTTCACACCGACAAACACGATTCATGTGCACTTACAATttataaaaatgtgaaaaattccAAAAGAATCCAGCGCGATCATAGCTGGGCATGTTGCTTAACGGACGCAAACAAGTTCGAAGGCATTGACAGCTCCATTAATCGTCGTGCAAATCTCTATTTCCCGATTTAATTGGAGTTACTTTGTAGGATTGTTAAGAGAGATTCCCGATTTAATTGGAGTTACTTTGTAAGATTGTTAAGCAAAACTTtatcttgcattcatttccatgGCAATTACAGGTGTCTAATGGTGGCCGAAAGCTGCCATACTAGTTACTGTGACAAGGACTATCGTATATACAATTTTATATGAATTTACGCTGAAGAAGCGGGTTGTTGAGAATCGGGCTCTTTTTATTTGGTGGACTTCGTTGTTCTCATGAGGAGTCACTCTCAGCCTCTTGTTTATTCTGGATGCCTAATCATGTTCTTCTGTCATCCACACTTATAATGATAGCCAGTCATTCTCTCTGCTCAGTGATTACAGTAATCAAAGAGGCTGCAGCGGAGGCCACTTCTTCAGTGTACCCGCCACACAAGGTAACAGTATCAGTTCTACTTTTGCTGTTCATCTTTTTGTGGAAATGTAGATCCACAGTTTTGCATTCTCGCCAAAAGTGTACACATCAACTTGGCATAAAGGACGTTAAAAAGAGCCAAGGATCTCTGATTCTGGTTATGATTCAGTGCTGATGCTTGTGAATCAGATCTGTGTGATAAATGTCATTATGCTGCTTTGTAGATTGAACATAATCAGTAGAGAGAGATCATTTGTGTGGCAATGAATGATGTCAATCATTGGATTTGAATGGAAAGCTGGAGTTGATCTTTTAGTTTGAATATGTAGGGTATTTATCATTGCTGTTTTTAGATTAGATTGTGGAAAAAAATTtacattaatattttagattttgtGATTCTAAATGTTTTAGTCACATTTTGTGATTTGATCCGTAATCGGAATAATGGAGAGCTAAAAGAGGGAAAAAAGTAGTGTACTAATTTGTAATGGTGGATGGCAATTTATAGTTCAGTAAAGGCGAATTCCTCTGTAATGCTGTACAACTTTatgtatttgtttttaattttgattatgcttcttagaTTCTGAATTGGATCTCCTCTTTGAAAGAGTTTTTGATTTTCATCCCTCAAGCTCATCATTATACAGGGTATCCTCTGAAATATTGAAAATGGCAAAGAATACTAACAATGCAGATGAATATTTAAATGTAAGAagattttataaaaatattaaaaaaaattagttgGGATCTGATCTTGAAAACGATGGATTTTTGCAGAAAATGGAGCTGAATTGGAACATTAAAATAAGCATACTTATATGCTTGTGTGTAGCTGCTACTTGTAGCAGAGCCGATGAAAATGGTGGCGTAGTAGGCACAGTTTTGGCGGCGGCAGAAACCCCCAAAGCAAGCCTCGCCCCCGCTTCAACCCCTCCAGCACCACCAGCTGCGACTCCTAAACCCTCCAAATCGGCTCCAGTAGTGCCGCCGCCATCAAAAGCTCCGCCTGCAAGCTCCCCTGCAGAGCCGCCGACCGCTAAAGCTCCGCCTGTAAGTGCCCCTGCGAAGCCGCCGCCCGCTAAAGCTCCACCTGTAAGCGCCCCTGCAAAGCCACCGCCCGCTAAAACCCCAGCAAAATTACCATCCAAAACCCCAAAAGCTCCAGTCGAAGCGCCAACAAAGCCCCCGGCCGCAGCTCCGCCAGTTTCCGCCTCGGTTCCAGCGGCTACGCCAGTGGAGGCGCCAAGCCACGCCCCTCCAAAACACAAAACACCGCCAACAATGGAGACTCCGAGTCCAGCACCAGTGGTGGAATCGCCGCCTCCTGCACATAAAAAGAAGCAACCTGTAGAAGCCCCGGCCCCGACTGTAGAAGCTCCAGCGCCGGCCGGTCACAAAAAGAAGAAACCTGTAGAGGCCCCTGGACCGGCTGTAGAGGCTCCATCACCAGTAATGGAGGCACCGGCACCGGCTCCGACAAAGCATAAGCATAAGCCGAAGCACAAGAAGAAGGGCCAAAAGCACCACCACCACGCCGCTCCTGCGCCCGCTCCTAGCCCCCCCGCGCCTCCGCTTTCTCCCGAGCCTTCTCAGTCCGAGGAACTCAGCTCCCCTGCTCCTTCACCAGATACACCGGTAATCTTGTCTTTCTCATTACAGATCTTAAATTTCTATTTCTGTGCATTTGATTTTTAATCATCTGTTTATTTATCTTTGTTTCAATTTACAGATCTTAAGTTTCCATTTCTGTACATTTGATGTTCAGTCGTTTATTTATCTGTGTTCCAATTTACAGATCTTAAATTCCATCTCTTTGCATTTGATGTTTAATCGATTACTTATCTGTGTTTCAATTTACCGATCTTAAGTTTCCATTTCTGTGCATTTGATGTTCAATCGTTTATTTATCTGTGTTTCAATTTACAAATCTTAAGTTTCCATTTCTGTGCATTTGATGTTCAATCGTTTATTTATCTGTGTTTCAATTTACAAATCTTAAGTTTCCATTTCTGTACATTTGATGTTTAATCATCTGTTTATTTACCTGTGTTTCAATTTACAGATCTTAAATTCCATTTCTGTGCATTTGAAGTTCAGTCGATTATTTATCTGTGTTTGAATTTACAAATCTCAAGTTTCCATTTCTGTGCATTTGATATTTAGTCATCTGTTTATTTGTGTTTCAATTTACAGAACGCTGGATCGAAGACCTTCGCTGCCGGATTTGTGTGGATCACCATGATTGCCTCGTCATTTGTCTTCTTCATTCTGTAGATCTCTGATATTCTCCATTGCAGGGCATGACTACTACTCGTAGTCGATTTTGAATCTTTTTATTCATTCGTGACATTTTTTTATTTGTTGGATTATTTGCAGAAATGAGATGTAAGGATGATTTGTATTTGTTTACATGAAATTGGAGAATCATTTTCTTCTCTGCCTGAAATGATGCGGTTTCAGGGTTTGTTGTCCTCTGTTACTGTACTAAAATAAATTGTAATAGAGTTCGGTCTGATTTTCATATATTCTGATGATGATCATATGAAATGTtgattaaaaattattaacaatcaaaaTTAGAAATTTATAAGCAAATTCAATTATGAGTTGTAAAAATCTGATATCattatctaatttttattttttcactcTTACAATAATTTCCACTTAATTCATTTTTCACTACAAGACAAAAGAAAGAATAATTTTAAAGGTGTacaaaattttaatgatttttatccTTGGTCCCATGAGCATACTCTTAATTATCTTGAGAACATTATTAAAATTTCCTAACTTTTTTTCCTTATGCTTTGGACCAATTTGATTAAAGTCAGCTTTATATGATAATAAGCATTTTCTATTTAGAGTACATGCAACATACATTTTATTTAGTGTTACTTGTATTCATTTTTAGGGATTGATTTATATTTTTCATAGTTGTGGAAGTGATCTTATTCACTTTTATATtttgataaataatttatttattaatgtaattgtttttagattagattgtgtaaagaatatTTACATCaatgtttagaattttttttattttaaagttcAAATTTTAGTTTGAGATTGCTAATTAAAGATATAAAAGTGTTTCGGTCGTGTATCTgaataaatgattaatttatttttagtatccaaagtttttattttagaCTGCCTTAACATATTCTTATAATTATTGTGTTAACTCAAGACACAAAAGTGTTTcatttgtgattttttgagttatgttTAAAGCGTTAGCCCTAGTTTATTTTTAGACTTCATAATAGATTAGACCATGACATCTAAAGCTCTTACCAATCCCAAAGTGATCATTACTATTTGCACTCATTTTCaagattatttattaaataatatgcaTCACATAGATAAAGGCATATTGCATGTGTAAATGTTTTATGAAGTTGATAGCTTAGTATTCTTGCATGGTTTGATACAAATGAGTAATTATCCATAATACATGCAAACTATTGGTGTGAATGTGTTTCTTATTTAATAGTTTTCCTTTCGGGACATTTGTGCACCTAATTAGTTAAATTTATTTAGGGCAAGTATCTTTTCTATCTCAACCCATGTGAGCATGACAATTGTCATACTTGCATAATGCATATGTCTCACTTTGTCTATAAGTGCAAGGGTTTTATATTTACATTTCATTCCATTCTTATATTATGGTGTATTAGTATTAGCATTATAGAATTTTCCTTGCTTCTCTCTTTTGAGGTAGTCTTTTTGGTATTGTAGTAGATTCTTACTCATGTGATTCCTTTTGATGATGTCAATATTGTTAATTTTTTTCGATCTATATGCACCTTCTCttgtttggaattttttttttcaaaaaataatctaATTTAATGTCTCAAATTCGACCACATAGTTAAGTAAAGAAATCTCCAAATCTATATGGTTTAATAGAAAATTCAATAAGGTTTGGAATAGTTGCAAGTCTTAGTTTTTTAGATGTGCATGCACCTAAAATTGACCATCTACATTTGGGACTAGTTTATCTCCAACTCATCATAGTTTTtacctctatattaattaaataataactattatttaattaatatttgattatccCAACCTTAAATCATGTCTTCTATCACCCTTAAGTCCTAACGTAAgggaaataataaatttaattatttatttgtattcCCATACTCTTTcctctaaaaattaaataaataacttgTTTATTTAATTCCTCTAAAATGTCTCATCCTCCATCACTTATTATTAGCCCTTAATGCCCACCTAATATATGTACTTATCATGTGCACATGCTTAATCCATGCTTGGACCTTTCTTATGTTTCTTCACCTAATTTATCCTCTCAACCTTAAATGCTTTCCCCTTTTGGAAGGGGCCCCCCATGGGTCTTCCTTCCAATGTACCACAaaggaattaaattttttttattcctttttgCCCCCATCCCTTTGTAGTGTGAGGACAAAGCTTTCCTTTATGGCAAGATCTCCTCTCACACTCCAAAGTATCAACCTCCCTCTCAACTCATCTCAATGGTGCCACTTGGCAACATCCTATGAGGTGAGAGGTCCCATTCATCCTTCTCCCTTGATCCTTTGCCTCTAATCCTAACCATCCATCCATTTTCACCCTCAACATATATATCCAACACTTTTCCATTTGTATTCTCTCACCCATCTTTACATTGGAGCATCATTATGctattcaatttcaaattcaacaCACATTGATTTGACCATTTGGGAAAATTCTACTCACTGGGAGGTCTAGCATGGTTCAATTTTATTAAGTAATATGTTTGTTTGAACTTTCCTTGGCTAATCTAAGTATTTGCATGTTATTGTGTTTGTTTGGTTATTATTGCAATCATAATTCACATTTACACTATTTTTACATTCACAAGAGATTACCATTATTGTTTTCATATTTATTGTGTATAGTCCATAGAGTCTACAAGGAGGTGATCTATTAATTGGTACACTTTCGAAGTTAGATCTGAATCATATGAcatattcatgaaaatatccacttaTCTACATAGATTAGATATGACTCCATTTTTTTTACATATTTAAGGGTTTTTATTCACTGGAGGGCATTGTGGGGTACAACATATGATTGTAGGTGTCAATTTCAATAACATTTTTCCAATTTACATGGGCATCCCAAATGCAAGTCAACAGATCATGTCATCCACAATCATCACTACATAGAGAACTTTAAGGGGTATCCCTTACTTATAGGATTTTTCAACCCCTCATTAGACATGAGCCATAGGCACTAATCATCGAAGTCCTCACCACTTGATTATTGTTGACAACCCACTTTTCTTCTTCAATCCAATTCTTATCTCCCATCACCACTTAGCTCATCTAGGGGTGCCACTAGTACACCACTCAAACAATGTAAGAAGGTTCTTTTCTCCATTAGGATGGTTTTATAGAGGCCATAAATTTCACTCACAATATCAAATATATTGCTTCTTATAGGCATTGAAAAGCTCTCTCCAAGCACTTTTTAGCAATACAAGTATTTTTGGGATTCTACACTAGGTAttagaaattttaatttgaaaCCATTTATTGTAATTTATTTCATTTGGTATAACTTTTATTCATAGAGTTAAGTTTTGGCAATTCTTTGAAGAATTTATAAGAATGCCAAAATGAATCTCTTAACACAAACCAATTTAAAACATAAGAACTGGTTTCTAAGTGGGAATAATTTGAGAAGCTAAAAGTGACATTTTAAAAATTAGCAAAGATAATATCTAATAGTGTAGATCAAATTTGTAGTTGTGAAAATGATCTAGGTCATCAAACTAAACATTTGCTAATTCTAAGGAATTCATAATTTGCTTTCATTGATATCTTTCCACCATTAATGGATCTACATCAAATGTATATCATAATTTTATAGCtacaaaattttattattttattatttttcttaaggatattatttatttatttcaccatATTTATCTATTTATCATTCCTAGCTCCTTGCAAGTAGGGCATATTAATGTAAGGAGGGTCATTATAAAACTACTTAGTATATCACCCTTTCTAGTTTGAACTATTTGTACTTGTTAATTCTCCACTTAGGGACCTTTTAATTTTGGTCTCACTTCATATGGTTGAGATGTATGTACTTACCAAGCTTAAGACACTTATCACATACACACTTAACATGTGATTCCCACACTTGTTGTATGTACTAACTTGCATTGTACATTTCGAGGGGTAGtcatgttacaagtgtggttgccattgcaccaaaagattgacttgttaatgcccgatacaaccactagacttataggaTCCACAAGAGGCTATTAATCCACATCACAAACCCGAGCGCTACACTGCacgacacaaggagaccaagggcacacaccttgcaacaatcctcccaacgcaagtgaggggtttgaacttgtgaccaagctttgataccacttgttacaagtgaggttgttgttgcaccaaaagatcgacttgtta includes:
- the LOC131072865 gene encoding lysine-rich arabinogalactan protein 19, with the translated sequence MPNHVLLSSTLIMIASHSLCSVITVIKEAAAEATSSVYPPHKKMELNWNIKISILICLCVAATCSRADENGGVVGTVLAAAETPKASLAPASTPPAPPAATPKPSKSAPVVPPPSKAPPASSPAEPPTAKAPPVSAPAKPPPAKAPPVSAPAKPPPAKTPAKLPSKTPKAPVEAPTKPPAAAPPVSASVPAATPVEAPSHAPPKHKTPPTMETPSPAPVVESPPPAHKKKQPVEAPAPTVEAPAPAGHKKKKPVEAPGPAVEAPSPVMEAPAPAPTKHKHKPKHKKKGQKHHHHAAPAPAPSPPAPPLSPEPSQSEELSSPAPSPDTPNAGSKTFAAGFVWITMIASSFVFFIL